The following is a genomic window from Adhaeribacter radiodurans.
GCGTGTCCCGGAAAATAACCTTGTCGCCGTAGCTTTTGCTCATGTGTTCCAGGCGTAGAATATGACGGCCTGGTTGTACGTTAAACTGAAATTTAAAATTTACTTTTGGTGCATCGCTGGCTACATCTTCAATCCGTTCTAATTTATCGAGCATTTTCGCGCGGCTCTGGGCTTGTTTGGCTTTCGAGGCTTTGGCTTTAAACCGCTCAATAAACCGCTCGGCCTGCCGTATTTGAGATTGCTGGTTTTCAAAAGCGCCTTTCTGGATTTCGTTGCGAAGTTCTTTTTCTTCGAGGTAAAAAGAGTAATTACCCGCGTATAAGTTTAATTTTTGCTGCGCTACTTCAACGGTGGTATTAGTAGTTTTATCTAAAAATTCCCGGTCGTGGGAAACAATTATAACCGATCCTTCATAGTTTTCCAGATAATTTTCGAGCCATTTAATCGAAGGTAAATCCAGGTGGTTAGTAGGCTCATCTAACAGCAGCAAAGATGGTTTTTGCAATAAAATTTTAGCCAACATTACCCGCATGCGCCAGCCACCCGAAAAAGTTTTTAGGGGTTTTTGCAAATCCTCGGTGCTAAAACCTAATCCTTCTAAAATTTCTTCGGCTTTATTTTGAATGTTATAGCCGTCTAAGGCTTCAAATTGCTCCTGCAGTTTGGCTAAAACATCTACCAGTTCGTCGCGGTAGTCTGTTTCAAATTCGTGTAAAACGTCCTCGATCTTCTTTTGCAACACCAAGGCTTCTTCAAAAGCCTGCATAGCTACCAGTAATATACTATCCTCTGTTTGGTACGACAATAAGTCCTGATTTAAAAAGCCCAAAGTAGTTTCGCGACTCATCTGGATGGTTCCATTATCAGGCTTATACTCCCCTACCAACACGCGCAGCAGCGTAGATTTACCCGTACCATTTAGGCCAATTAACCCAATTTTATCTTTCGGTTTAATGTGTAAATTGGCATCTTCGTAGAGGGTGCGGCTACCAAAATGAAAATCGAGATTATTAATAGAAATCATGAATTGTAGAAATAAAAAACGCAAAGGTAAGTAAGGCTACAGCAAGTTGCAAGTCTAAAGAATATAAGCTCAGAAGGTTAAAAAGTTCTAAAGTTGAAACTTACAAATTTTGCGTCCTTCTTAGGAGATTTACTTAGTGATTAAACAAAAACAAAATGTAAAAACTACGTGGTTTAGTAACTTTCTATTTTATTCTATCTAATAACACTTAAAACTAACACAACGAATGCCTGCTTTCTCTCGTTTGCAGGTTAAAAATAAATGATGGTAGCGGTTGTTTCCTTACTTGATGCGGAGCATTCTAAAATTGTGAACGGGATAATCGACGATCTGGAAAGGATCTTCGGTTTAAGAGGAGTAAAGATTACGGCCGATCCGCATATTACCTGGCTAATTTGTGAAGTAGAGAAGCTGGCACAGTTAAAAACTTACTTAAGCGAAGCTGCC
Proteins encoded in this region:
- a CDS encoding ABC-F family ATP-binding cassette domain-containing protein — protein: MISINNLDFHFGSRTLYEDANLHIKPKDKIGLIGLNGTGKSTLLRVLVGEYKPDNGTIQMSRETTLGFLNQDLLSYQTEDSILLVAMQAFEEALVLQKKIEDVLHEFETDYRDELVDVLAKLQEQFEALDGYNIQNKAEEILEGLGFSTEDLQKPLKTFSGGWRMRVMLAKILLQKPSLLLLDEPTNHLDLPSIKWLENYLENYEGSVIIVSHDREFLDKTTNTTVEVAQQKLNLYAGNYSFYLEEKELRNEIQKGAFENQQSQIRQAERFIERFKAKASKAKQAQSRAKMLDKLERIEDVASDAPKVNFKFQFNVQPGRHILRLEHMSKSYGDKVIFRDTHVNIERGDKIALIGANGKGKSTLLRIIAGDEAINGKRQLGHNVIMSFYAQHQLESLHVDNEILQELIEAGSKRNEMELRGILGSFLFTGDAVFKKIKVLSGGEKSRVALAKTLISEANFLLLDEPTNHLDMQSVNILIQALEQYEGTFVVISHDRYFVENVANKIWYIEDYQLKQYPGTYHEYEYWQEQRDKNNRKTGDKIEKPTATKPEPIKTSTTSANTAALQQDLKKLNQQLKEVENQISDLETKQANLEKQLADPNIYGNPTQLQEATQQFDSIKKQLELKNTQWEEFLLAIDELENQVKNF